The Theobroma cacao cultivar B97-61/B2 chromosome 1, Criollo_cocoa_genome_V2, whole genome shotgun sequence genome contains the following window.
ACCGCAGAGGCTCGTACCCAGAAACTCGAGCGCATCGCCGACGAGCTTTTAGACCTTACGAAACTCGAACGCTACGACTACTCCATTCTTTTCCGTCTCAAACTGGGCCTCAACCGCTATGGCCCCGCCGTATCCGGCGCCAGCTCCGCAGCCCCCTCAGCACCCGGATCCGGGTCGGGCGCAGCTGAATCGAAAGCCGCAGAAAAGACGGCGTTTGATATAAAGCTAGAGAAATTCGACGCTGCGGCgaagataaagataataaaagaagTGAGGGCATTTACCGAATTGGGATTGAAGGAAGCTAAAGATTTGGTGGAGAAAGTTCCCGTTGTGGTTAAAAAGGGAGTCGGTAAAGAGGAAGCTGATGGCATTATTAAGAAGCTTCAAGAGTTGGGTGCTACTGTGgtacttgaatgattttttttccttcttttttttgcttaaaTGATGTAGAATAATTGTTGTTTTGgtgaaatgagaaaaaaagttttgaaGATATTTTTGAGCTGGCATTATCATTGGAATTTGAAGTGAAAAACtttgttaaaattaatttagtctGACATAAAAAGGCTGGATTGACCTTCCAAGCTGAAAAGATtggtttttgggtttttttttttttaattaaggaaAATGTTTACCATTCTCTGTTATGAAAATCTTTGGAGATGTTTAAAATGCTCTTATCCTTGGATATATCCAATTGATTGGATTAGACTGGGAGAGTATTGAAGTTCTTTCATTTGAACTAATGTTAGTACGTATATCTTAGCTTACTACTTGCTCTGCTTTATAAGTATTCCTGAGAATGCTAAATTTGATGGAAGTGACTGGCAATAGCTATATCGTTTGTTCAGTCTGATTATTGCGGCATGGCATCAACTAGATTAATGGTATCTGGCTCCTGGCTCTTCTTGATTTTGGTTAATATAGTACTGCCTTTTAGTTTTAGGCTATCTAACTACTGTGCTATACACTAGGATATGGTTCCATCCAAATTTCTTTGACATTTGCTATAAAAGCTGAAATGCTACTTCTGTTTTAGCCAATGTTGTGATTCTTAACTTGTGAGTCTTACTGCACTACCTACACCTGAAACTTGGAGTCACTGGATAGCATAGCATCTCTATACTCTTTATCTTTTGGAACTTTGTTGTACTGGTTATCTATATTTTCTGTTTCCAAGTGAGATTCTCTGGTATATGTTGTAAATGTTCCTGcaaataaagcaaaaaaattttgttagttGGTTAGTGAGTATGGAGGATTGTGACGCTCCAGCGGAAGACCTGGTCTTAGCCCTTGAAAGTTgttatttttatgcttttatcGTTATCATCCTACATGTATTGCCAGCGTCCGTAAAAGTCCGCCCTGGAGATCCTGCAAATTCAAAGCCATATAAATGATACTTTGAACTAATCAAGGTAAT
Protein-coding sequences here:
- the LOC18611297 gene encoding 50S ribosomal protein L7/L12; the protein is MSSVTTKIPTKSLLRLFISSPPKPPISHFFSTATAEARTQKLERIADELLDLTKLERYDYSILFRLKLGLNRYGPAVSGASSAAPSAPGSGSGAAESKAAEKTAFDIKLEKFDAAAKIKIIKEVRAFTELGLKEAKDLVEKVPVVVKKGVGKEEADGIIKKLQELGATVVLE